Proteins from a single region of Neomonachus schauinslandi chromosome 10, ASM220157v2, whole genome shotgun sequence:
- the CAD gene encoding CAD protein isoform X2, with the protein MAALMLEDGSVLRGQPFGATVSTAGEVVFQTGMVGYPEALTDPSYKAQILVLTYPLIGNYGIPTDEVDEFGLSKWFESSGIHVAGLVVGECCPTPSHWSATRTLHQWLQQHGVPGLQGVDTRELTKKLREQGSLLGKLVQDGTEPSALPFLDPNARPLVPEVSIKAPRVFNAGGAPRILALDCGLKYNQIRCLCQRGAEVTVVPWDHALDSQEYEGVFLSNGPGDPASYPSVVSTLSRVLSEPNPRPVFGICLGHQLLALAIGAKTYKMRYGNRGHNQPCLLVGSGRCFLTSQNHGFAVETDSLPAGWLPLFTNANDRSNEGIVHDSLPFFSVQFHPEHQAGPSDMELLFDIFLETVKEATAGNPGGQTVRERLVERLCPPGIPTPGSGLPPPRKVLILGSGGLSIGQAGEFDYSGSQAIKALKEENIQTLLINPNIATVQTSQGLADKVYFLPITPHYVTQVIRNERPDGILLTFGGQTALNCGVELTKAGVLARYGVRVLGTPVETIELTEDRRAFASRMAEIGEHVAPSEAANSLEQAQAAAERLGYPVLVRAAFALGGLGSGFASNREELSALVAPAFAHTSQVLVDKSLKGWKEIEYEVVRDAYGNCVTYYIIEVNARLSRSSALASKATGYPLAYVAAKLALGISLPELRNSVTGGTAAFEPSLDYCVVKIPRWDLSKFLRVSTKIGSCMKSVGEVMGIGRSFEEAFQKALRMVDENCVGFDHTVKPVSDMELETPTDKRIFVVAAALWAGYSVARLYELTRIDRWFLHRMKRIIAHAQLLEQHRGQPLPPDLLHQAKRLGFSDKQIALAVLSTELAVRKLRQELGICPAVKQIDTVAAEWPAQTNYLYLTYWGTTHDLTFRTPHVLVLGSGVYRIGSSVEFDWCAVGCIRQLRKMGYKTIMVNYNPETVSTDYDMCDRLYFDEISFEVVMDIYELENPEGVILSMGGQLPNNMAMALHRQQCRVLGTSPEAIDSAENRFKFSRLLDTIGISQPQWRELSELESARQFCQTVGYPCVVRPSYVLSGAAMNVAYTDGDLERFLSSAAAVSKEHPVVISKFIQEAKEIDVDAVARDGMVAAIAISEHVENAGVHSGDATLVTPPQDITAKTLERIKAIVHAVGQELQVTGPFNLQLIAKDDQLKVIECNVRVSRSFPFVSKTLGVDLVALATRVIMGEEVEPVGLMTGSGVVGVKVPQFSFSRLAGADVVLGVEMTSTGEVAGFGESRCEAYLKAMLSTGFKIPKKNILLTIGSYKNKSELLPTVRLLESLGYSLYASLGTADFYTEHGVKVTAVDWHFEEAVDGECPPQRSILEQLAENHFELVINLSMRGAGGRRLSSFVTKGYRTRRLAADFSVPLIIDIKCTKLFVEALGQIGPAPPLKVHVDCMTSQKLVRLPGLVDIHVHLREPGGTHKEDFASGTAAALAGGVTMVCAMPNTRPPIIDAPALALAQKLAEAGARCDFALFLGASLENAGTLGAVAGSAAGLKLYLNETFSELRLDNVAQWMEHFETWPSHLPIVAHAERQSVAAILMVAQLTQRSVHICHVARKEEILLIKAAKARGLPVTCEVAPHHLFLSHDDLERLGPGKGEVRPELGSHQDVEALWENMAVIDCFASDHAPHTLEEKCGPRPPPGFPGLETMLPLLLTAVSEGRLSLDDLLQRLHHNPRRIFHLPPQEDTYVEVDLEHEWTIPSHMPFSKAHWTPFEGQKVKGTVRRVVLRGEVAYIDGQVLVPPGYGQDVRKWPQGAVPQLVPPAPATSEITTTPERPRRAVPGLPDGRFHLPPRIHRASDPGLPAEEPKEKSSRKAAEPELMGTLDGTCYPPPPVPRQASPQNLGTPGLLHPQTSPLLHSLVGQHILSVQQFTKDQMSHLFNVAHTLRMMVQKERSLDILKGKVMASMFYEVSTRTSSSFAAAMARLGGAVLSFSEATSSVQKGESLADSVQTMSCYADVVVLRHPQPGAVELAAKHCRRPVINAGDGVGEHPTQALLDIFTIREELGTVNGMTITMVGDLKHGRTVHSLACLLTQYRVSLRYVAPPSLRMPPNVRAFVAARGTKQEEFESIEEALPDTDVLYMTRIQKERFDSTQEYEACFGQFILTPHIMTRAKKKMVVMHPMPRVNEISVEVDSDPRAAYFRQAENGMYIRMALLATVLGRF; encoded by the exons ATGGCGGCCCTGATGTTGGAGGATGGGTCGGTCCTGCGGGGCCAGCCCTTTGGGGCCACTGTGTCGACTGCCGGGGAAGTGG TGTTTCAAACCGGCATGGTCGGCTACCCCGAGGCCCTCACTGACCCTTCCTACAAAGCACAAATCTTAGTGCTGACATATCCTCTGATCGGCAACTATGGCATCCCCACAGATGAAGTGGATGAGTTCGGTCTCAGTAAG TGGTTTGAATCCTCAGGGATCCACGTGGCAGGACTGGTGGTGGGAGAGTGCTGCCCCACGCCCAGCCACTGGAGTGCCACCCGCACCCTGCACCAGTGGCTGCAACAACATGGCGTACCCGGCCTGCAAG GAGTGGATACTCGGGAGCTGACTAAGAAGTTGCGAGAGCAAGGGTCTCTGCTGGGAAAGCTGGTCCAGGATGGGACAGAGCCTTCAGCCCTGCCATTCTTGGACCCCAATGCCCGCCCCCTGGTGCCAGAGGTCTCAATTAAG GCTCCACGGGTGTTCAATGCAGGGGGTGCCCCTCGGATCCTTGCTTTGGATTGTGGCCTCAAGTATAATCAGATCCGATGCCTGTGTCAGCGTGGTGCTGAGGTCACTGTGGTACCGTGGGACCACGCCTTAGACAGCCAGG AGTATGAGGGTGTCTTCCTGAGTAATGGCCCTGGTGACCCTGCCTCCTATCCCAGTGTGGTATCCACACTGAGCCGTGTCTTATCTGAGCCTAATCCCCGACCTGTCTTCGGGATCTGTCTGGGACACCAGCTGTTGGCCTTAGCCATTGGGGCCAAGACATACAAGATGAG ATATGGGAACCGAGGCCACAATCAGCCATGCTTGCTGGTGGGCTCTGGGCGCTGCTTTCTGACATCCCAGAACCATGGGTTTGCTGTGGAAACAGACTCGCTGCCAGCAGGCTGGCTTCCTCTCTTTACCAACGCCAATGATCGTTCCAATGAAGGCATCGTACACGACAGCCTGCCATTCTTCAG TGTCCAGTTTCACCCAGAGCACCAAGCTGGTCCTTCAGATATGGAGCTGCTTTTTGATATCTTTCTGGAAACTGTGAAAGAAGCCACAGCTGGGAACCCTGGGGGCCAGACAG TTCGAGAGCGGCTGGTTGAGCGCCTCTGTCCACCTGGAATTCCCACCCCAGGCTCTGGGCTTCCCCCACCACGAAAGGTTCTGATCCTGGGCTCCGGGGGCCTCTCCATTGGCCAAGCTGGAGAGTTTGACTATTCAGGCTCTCAG GCGATTAAGGCCCTGAAGGAGGAAAACATTCAGACATTGCTGATCAACCCCAACATTGCCACAGTGCAGACTTCCCAGGGTCTGGCTGACAAGGTCTATTTCCTTCCCATAACACCTCACTACGTGACCCAG gtGATCCGTAATGAGCGCCCAGATGGCATCTTACTGACTTTTGGAGGCCAAACAGCTCTGAACTGTGGTGTGGAGCTGACCAAGGCTGGAGTGTTAGCTCGGTATGGGGTCCGGGTCCTGGGCACACCTGTGGAGACCATTGAACTGACGGAAGACCGGCGTGCCTTTGCCTCCAGGATGGCAGAGATTGGAGAGCACGTGGCCCCCAGTGAGGCGGCCAATTCTCTTGAACAG GCCCAGGCAGCTGCTGAGCGGCTGGGGTATCCCGTGCTGGTGCGTGCAGCCTTTGCCCTTGGTGGCCTGGGCTCTGGCTTTGCCTCTAACAGGGAGGAGCTCTCTGCTCTTGTGGCGCCAGCTTTTGCCCATACCAGCCAAGTGCTGGTCGATAAGTCCCTGAAGGGCTGGAAGGAGATTGAGTACGAGGTGGTGAGAGATGCCTACGGCAACTGTGTCACG TATTACATCATTGAAGTGAATGCCAGGCTCTCTCGCAGCTCCGCCCTGGCCAGTAAAGCCACAGGCTATCCGCTGGCCTACGTGGCAGCCAAACTAGCTTTGGGCATCTCTCTGCCTGAGCTCAG GAACTCCGTGACAGGGGGAACAGCAGCCTTTGAACCCAGCCTGGATTATTGTGTGGTGAAGATCCCTCGCTGGGACCTCAGCAAGTTCCTCCGTGTCAGCACAAAGATTGGGAGCTGCATGAAGAGCGTTG GTGAAGTCATGGGCATTGGGCGTTCTTTTGAGGAGGCCTTCCAGAAGGCTCTTCGCATGGTGGATGAGAACTGTGTGGGCTTTGATCACACGGTAAAGCCGGTCAGTGATATG GAGCTGGAGACGCCAACAGACAAGCGGATCTTTGTGGTGGCAGCTGCTCTGTGGGCTGGCTACTCGGTGGCGCGGCTCTATGAACTCACTCGCATCGACCGCTGGTTCTTGCACCGGATGAAGCGGATTATAGCACACGCCCAGCTGCTAGAACAGCATCGTGGACAGCCTTTGCCCCCAGACCTGCTGCACCAGGCCAAGCGCCTTGGCTTCTCAGACAAGCAGATTGCCCTTGCAGTTCTGAG CACAGAGCTGGCTGTTCGCAAGCTGCGTCAGGAACTGGGGATCTGCCCGGCAGTGAAACAGATCGACACAGTTGCAGCCGAGTGGCCAGCCCAGACAAATTATTTGTACCTGACATACTGGGGCACCACCCATGACCTCACCTTTCGAACGCCTCACGTCCTGGTCCTTGGCTCTGGCGTCTACCGAATAGGCTCCAGCGTTGAATTTGACTGGTGTGCCGTGGGCTGCATCCGGCAGCTCCGAAAG ATGGGGTATAAGACCATCATGGTGAACTACAACCCAGAGACAGTCAGTACTGACTATGACATGTGTGACCGACTCTACTTTGATGAGATCTCTTTTGAG GTGGTGATGGACATCTATGAGCTAGAGAACCCTGAAGGCGTGATCCTATCCATGGGCGGGCAGCTGCCCAACAACATGGCCATGGCTTTGCATCGGCAGCAGTGCCGTGTGCTGGGCACTTCCCCTGAAGCCATCGACTCAGCTGAGAATCGTTTCAAGTTCTCTCGGCTCCTGGACACCATCGGTATCAGCCAGCCTCAGTGGAGGGAGCTCAGTGAACTAGAG TCTGCTCGCCAGTTCTGCCAGACAGTGGGGTACCCCTGTGTGGTGCGCCCCTCCTACGTGCTGAGCGGCGCTGCTATGAATGTGGCCTACACTGACGGGGACCTGGAACGATTCCTGAGCAGTGCGGCAGCCGTCTCCAAGGAGCACCCCGTGGTCATCTCCAAGTTCATCCAGGAGGCCAAG GAGATTGACGTGGATGCTGTGGCCCGTGATGGTATGGTGGCAGCCATTGCCATCTCTGAGCACGTGGAGAATGCAGGTGTGCATTCAGGTGATGCCACGCTGGTGACCCCACCACAAGACATCACTGCCAAAACCCTAGAGCGGATTAAAGCCATCGTGCACGCTGTGGGCCAGGAGCTGCAGGTCACGGGACCCTTCAATCTGCAGCTCATTGCCAAG GACGACCAGCTGAAAGTCATCGAATGCAACGTGCGTGTCTCTCGCTCCTTCCCTTTCGTCTCCAAGACACTAGGTGTGGACCTAGTAGCATTGGCCACACGGGTCATCATGGGGGAAGAAGTGGAACCTGTGGGGCTCATGACTGGCTCTGGAGTCGTGGGGGTAAAG GTCCCTCAGTTCTCATTCTCGCGCCTGGCGGGTGCCGACGTGGTGTTGGGCGTGGAGATGACCAGCACCGGGGAAGTGGCTGGCTTTGGGGAGAGCCGCTGCGAGGCCTACCTCAAGGCCATGCTAAGCACTGGCTTTAAGATCCCCAAGAAGAACATCTTGCTGACCATTGGCAGCTATAAG AACAAAAGTGAGCTGCTCCCCACCGTGCGGCTGCTGGAGAGCCTGGGCTACAGCCTCTACGCCAGTCTGGGCACCGCCGACTTCTATACTGAGCACGGCGTCAAG GTAACAGCTGTGGACTGGCACTTTGAGGAGGCAGTGGATGGTGAGTGCCCACCGCAGCGAAGCATCTTGGAGCAACTGGCTGAGAATCACTTTGAGCTAGTGATTAACCTGTCAATGCGCGGGGCTGGAGGCCGCCGTCTCTCTTCCTTTGTCACCAAGGGCTACCGTACCCGGCGCCTAGCCGCTGACTTCTCTGTGCCCCTCATCATTGATATCAAGTGCACCAAACTGTTTGTGGAG GCCCTAGGCCAGATTGGGCCAGCCCCTCCTTTGAAGGTGCACGTCGACTGTATGACGTCCCAAAAGCTTGTGCGGCTACCGG GATTGGTTGACATCCATGTGCACCTGCGGGAACCAGGGGGGACACACAAGGAGGACTTCGCCTCGGGCACCGCTGCTGCCCTGGCGGGGGGCGTCACTATGGTGTGCGCCATGCCTAATACCCGGCCCCCCATCATTGATGCGccggccctggccctggcccagaAG CTGGCAGAGGCTGGTGCCCGCTGTGACTTTGCCTTATTTCTTGGAGCCTCGTTGGAAAACGCAGGGACCCTGGGTGCTGTGGCCGGGTCTGCTGCTGGGCTAAAGCTCTACCTCAACGAGACCTTCTCTGAGCTTCGGCTGGACAATGTGGCCCAGTGGATGGAG CACTTTGAGACGtggccctcccacctccccatcGTGGCCCACGCAGAGCGGCAGAGTGTGGCTGCCATCCTCATGGTGGCCCAGCTGACCCAGCGCTCGGTGCACATATGTCACGTGGCCCGGAAGGAGGAG ATCCTGCTGATTAAAGCCGCCAAGGCACGGGGGCTGCCAGTAACCTGTGAAGTGGCGCCCCACCATCTGTTTCTGAGCCACGATGACCTGGAGCGCCTGGGGCCGGGGAAGGGCGAGGTCCGGCCCGAGCTTGGCTCCCACCAGGACGTGGAGGCCCTGTGGGAGAACATGGCTGTCATCGACTGCTTCGCCTCAGACCATG ccccccacaccTTGGAGGAGAAGTGTGGGCCCAGGCCTCCCCCCGGCTTCCCGGGGCTGGAGACCATGCTCCCACTGCTGCTGACGGCGGTCAGCGAGGGCCGGCTCAGTCTGGATGACCTGCTGCAGCGGCTGCACCACAATCCCCGCCGGATCTTCCACCTGCCCCCTCAGGAGGACACCTACGTGGAG GTGGATCTGGAGCACGAATGGACCATCCCCAGCCACATGCCCTTCTCCAAGGCCCACTGGACACCCTTTGAAGGGCAGAAGGTGAAGGGCACCGTCCGCCGTGTGGTCCTACGAGGGGAGGTGGCCTATATCGACGGGCAG GTCCTGGTGCCCCCGGGCTATGGACAGGATGTACGCAAGTGGCCTCAGGGGGCTGTTCCCCAGCttgtgcccccagcccctgccaccaGTGAGATAACCACG ACGCCTGAAAGGCCCCGCCGGGCCGTCCCAGGGCTTCCCGATGGCCGCTTCCACCTGCCACCCCGAATCCACCGAGCCTCCGATCCAGGTCTGCCAG CTGAGGAGCCAAAGGAAAAGTCCTCTCGGAAGGCAGCTGAGCCAG AGCTGATGGGAACTCTCGATGGCACCTGCTACCCTCCACCACCAGTACCCAGACAGGCGTCACCCCAGAACCTGGGGACCCCTGGCCTGCTGCACCCCCAGACCTCACCCCTGCTGCACTCATTAGTGGGTCAACATATCCTGTCTGTCCAGCAATTCACCAAGGATCAG ATGTCTCACCTGTTCAATGTGGCACACACGCTGCGTATGATGGTACAGAAGGAGCGGAGCCTCGACATACTCAAG GGGAAGGTGATGGCCTCCATGTTCTACGAGGTGAGCACGCGGACCAGCAGCTCCTTTGCCGCGGCCATGGCCCGGCTTGGGGGTGCTGTGCTCAGCTTCTCGGAAGCCACATCTTCGGTCCAGAAGGGCGAATCCCTGGCTGACTCCGTGCAGACCATGAGCTGCTACGCCGACGTCGTCGTGCTTCGGCATCCCCAACCTGGAGCGGTGGAG CTGGCAGCCAAGCACTGCCGGAGGCCAGTGATCAACGCTGGGGATGGGGTCGGAGAGCATCCCACCCAGGCCCTGCTGGACATCTTCACCATCCGGGAAGAGCTTGGAACTGTCAATGGCATGACG ATCACAATGGTGGGGGATCTGAAGCATGGGCGCACCGTGCACTCTCTGGCCTGCCTGCTCACCCAGTACCGTGTCAGCCTGCGCTATGTGGCCCCTCCCAGCCTGCGCATGCCACCCAACGTGCGGGCCTTTGTGGCGGCCCGTGGCACCAAGCAG GAGGAATTTGAGAGCATTGAGGAAGCACTGCCTGACACTGACGTGCTCTACATGACTCGAATCCAGAAGGAACGCTTCGACTCTACCCAGGAGTATGAAGCT TGCTTTGGCCAGTTCATCCTCACTCCCCACATCATGACGCGGGCCAAGAAGAAGATGGTGGTGATGCACCCAATGCCTCGAGTCAATGAGATAAG CGTGGAGGTGGACTCGGATCCCCGAGCAGCCTACTTCCGCCAGGCCGAGAACGGCATGTACATACGCATGGCTCTCTTAGCCACTGTGCTGGGCCGCTTCTAG